A genomic stretch from Mycobacterium malmoense includes:
- a CDS encoding alpha/beta fold hydrolase yields MVTMPALDGVEHRFVELGEGVTIHVADAGPADGPVVMLVHGFPQNWWEWHELVGPLAADGYRVLCPDLRGAGWSSAPRSSYYKNDMADDLAAVLDRLGVATVKLVAHDWGGPVAFIMMLRHPDKVAGFFGLNTVAPWVRRDLTLLRNIWRFWYQIPISLPVIGPRLIGDPKARFYRVLASWVGGGFLVPEDDVRLYIECMRQPGHAVAGSRWYRTFQGRELLRWLRGEYDLKDGARVDVPVRWLSGTEDPVLTPELLDGYADRISDFKVELVDGVGHWIVEQRPELVLGRLLAFLGDS; encoded by the coding sequence ATGGTCACCATGCCCGCCCTGGACGGCGTCGAACACAGATTCGTGGAGCTCGGCGAAGGGGTCACGATCCATGTCGCGGACGCGGGTCCGGCCGACGGACCCGTCGTGATGCTGGTGCATGGCTTTCCGCAGAACTGGTGGGAATGGCACGAATTGGTCGGTCCGCTGGCCGCCGACGGCTACCGGGTGCTGTGCCCGGACCTGCGCGGCGCGGGCTGGAGCTCGGCCCCGCGGTCGAGCTATTACAAGAACGACATGGCCGACGACCTGGCGGCCGTGTTGGATCGATTGGGCGTTGCGACGGTCAAACTCGTCGCCCATGACTGGGGTGGACCGGTCGCGTTCATCATGATGCTGCGCCATCCGGACAAGGTGGCCGGCTTTTTCGGGTTGAATACCGTTGCCCCCTGGGTGCGCCGAGACCTCACGCTGCTCCGCAACATCTGGCGGTTTTGGTATCAGATCCCGATCTCGCTGCCGGTGATCGGCCCGCGGCTGATCGGGGATCCCAAGGCACGGTTCTACCGGGTGCTGGCGTCGTGGGTCGGCGGTGGATTCTTGGTGCCCGAGGACGACGTTCGCTTGTACATCGAGTGCATGCGCCAGCCCGGGCACGCGGTGGCCGGTTCGCGGTGGTATCGCACCTTCCAGGGCAGGGAGTTGCTGCGCTGGCTGCGCGGCGAGTACGACCTCAAGGATGGGGCCCGCGTCGACGTGCCGGTCCGCTGGCTAAGTGGCACCGAAGATCCCGTGCTCACCCCGGAACTGCTGGACGGATACGCCGACCGCATAAGCGATTTCAAGGTCGAGCTGGTCGACGGCGTCGGCCACTGGATCGTCGAGCAGCGACCCGAGCTGGTGCTCGGCCGGCTCCTGGCCTTCCTTGGGGATTCGTAG
- a CDS encoding sulfotransferase family protein translates to MMAAMAPQCPLDADALHAHASADTGLHNFGPRGVRDYRDYRERLDVYLAALRDIGGLHAAGVVNFYGQLLQLLKNRLLFTDLLSRHPEIDDIELRPPVVIAGLPRTGTTHLHNLLAAPPTFRTMPYWESVEPFPLPRETGVQPDPRRTRMDVAVGVINTVMPHFALMHEMTTDHVHEEIQLLANDFSTMFFETLGDVPRWRDYYQAHDQTPHYEYLAGQLKAMQFLRGGRRWLLKSPQHLEQVPVLDRVFPGSIVVFTHRDPVPVALSMIAMITYSARMHRSPVPVEEIAQYWVDRLHQMFSALVRDRDTIGPDRSIDIRFDDFMVDELGVAERVYALAGEPFTEDARTPIADYLAGHQRGRLGNVETSPEMFGLTEDGLRARFAPYVERFLS, encoded by the coding sequence CGCGACTACCGCGACTACCGCGAAAGGCTCGACGTCTACCTCGCCGCGCTGCGTGACATCGGCGGGCTGCACGCGGCTGGCGTGGTCAACTTCTACGGGCAACTGCTGCAGTTGCTCAAGAACCGGCTCCTGTTCACCGACCTGCTAAGCCGGCACCCCGAGATCGACGACATCGAACTGCGCCCGCCGGTCGTGATCGCCGGCCTGCCCCGCACCGGCACCACCCACCTGCACAATCTGCTGGCGGCGCCGCCCACCTTCCGCACCATGCCGTACTGGGAAAGCGTCGAGCCGTTCCCGTTGCCGCGGGAGACGGGGGTTCAGCCGGATCCGCGGCGGACGCGCATGGACGTCGCGGTCGGGGTCATCAACACCGTGATGCCCCATTTCGCGCTGATGCACGAGATGACCACCGATCATGTCCACGAAGAAATCCAGCTGCTCGCCAACGACTTTTCGACGATGTTCTTCGAGACCCTTGGCGACGTGCCCCGCTGGCGCGACTACTACCAGGCCCACGACCAGACGCCCCACTACGAATACCTGGCCGGGCAACTCAAAGCGATGCAGTTCCTGCGCGGCGGGCGGCGCTGGCTGCTCAAGTCACCCCAGCACCTCGAGCAGGTGCCGGTGCTGGATCGGGTTTTCCCCGGCAGCATCGTCGTGTTCACGCACCGTGATCCGGTGCCGGTGGCGCTGTCGATGATCGCGATGATCACCTATTCCGCGCGCATGCACCGCTCGCCGGTGCCGGTGGAGGAGATCGCGCAGTACTGGGTCGACCGTCTGCACCAGATGTTCTCCGCACTCGTCCGCGATCGTGACACCATCGGCCCGGACCGTTCGATCGACATCCGTTTCGACGACTTCATGGTCGACGAACTCGGCGTCGCCGAGCGGGTCTACGCCCTGGCCGGCGAACCGTTCACCGAAGACGCACGAACGCCGATCGCCGACTACCTGGCGGGCCACCAGCGTGGCCGGTTGGGAAACGTCGAAACATCGCCCGAGATGTTCGGGTTGACCGAGGACGGTCTGCGCGCCCGATTCGCGCCGTATGTCGAGCGGTTCCTGTCATAG
- a CDS encoding TetR/AcrR family transcriptional regulator has product MTAAAGDATLGGPPAAGDPFRMRLLDGLATSIGERGYRASTVSDIVRHARTSKRTFYDRFAGKEECFLELLRADVETLGASIAAAVDPEADWHQQIRQAVEAYVERIESRPAITLSWIRELPSLGAVARPVQRRGLQLLSDLLIDLSASPGFRRAGLPPLTSPLAVILLGGLRELTALAVEDRRPIREIVEPAVDASVALLGPRH; this is encoded by the coding sequence ATGACAGCGGCGGCCGGCGACGCGACGCTCGGCGGCCCACCGGCCGCGGGAGACCCGTTCCGGATGCGGCTGCTCGACGGCCTGGCCACCTCGATCGGTGAGCGCGGCTATCGTGCCAGCACGGTCTCCGACATCGTCCGCCACGCCCGCACCTCCAAGCGCACGTTCTACGACCGGTTCGCCGGCAAGGAAGAGTGCTTCCTGGAGCTGCTGCGGGCCGACGTCGAGACGCTCGGTGCGAGCATCGCCGCGGCGGTCGACCCCGAGGCGGACTGGCACCAGCAGATCCGCCAGGCCGTCGAGGCCTACGTCGAACGCATCGAGTCCCGCCCGGCCATCACCTTGAGCTGGATTCGTGAACTCCCGTCGCTGGGTGCCGTCGCTCGGCCCGTCCAGCGGCGCGGGCTGCAACTGTTGTCCGACTTGCTGATCGACCTCAGTGCCAGCCCCGGGTTCCGGCGGGCCGGCCTGCCGCCGCTGACATCGCCGCTGGCCGTGATCTTGCTGGGTGGCCTGCGCGAACTGACCGCGCTTGCGGTCGAAGACAGGCGGCCGATCCGCGAGATCGTCGAACCCGCCGTGGATGCGTCCGTGGCGCTGCTCGGTCCCCGGCACTGA